The Prevotella melaninogenica genome window below encodes:
- a CDS encoding PaaI family thioesterase, producing the protein MNVENIIKSIHQEDGLSRTLGMEFISTPEDDTLKARMAVDDRNKQPFGFLAGGASLALAENLAGVGSMALCPGKMAMGINVHGNHVKAMPYGGTVTAYGKLIHRGHTLHVWNIDIKNGEDELISSVQVTNYVIAPQEK; encoded by the coding sequence ATGAACGTAGAAAACATCATAAAAAGTATTCATCAGGAAGACGGACTGAGCCGCACACTCGGTATGGAATTTATTTCTACACCCGAGGACGACACATTGAAGGCAAGAATGGCGGTCGACGACCGTAACAAACAGCCTTTCGGATTCCTCGCTGGCGGTGCTTCATTGGCGCTTGCGGAGAATCTTGCTGGTGTCGGTTCGATGGCGTTATGCCCCGGAAAGATGGCTATGGGTATTAATGTTCACGGCAATCACGTCAAGGCGATGCCATATGGTGGAACAGTTACGGCTTACGGAAAACTGATTCACAGGGGCCATACACTACACGTATGGAACATTGACATCAAGAATGGTGAAGACGAACTCATCTCAAGCGTACAGGTTACCAACTACGTCATAGCCCCACAAGAGAAGTAA
- the lysS gene encoding lysine--tRNA ligase: MNVLELSEQEIGRRQSLQELREMGIDPYPAAEFPTNAYSTDIKEQFKEDEQREVVIAGRMMGRRVMGKASFAELQDSKGRIQVYITRDDICPGEDKEFYNKVFKKLLDIGDFIGVKGEVFKTQMGEISVHAKEITVLSKSLKPLPVVKYKDGEAYDKFEDPEQRYRQRYVDLVVNEGVKDTFLKRAIVLRTMRKFFDEAGYTEVETPTLQSIAGGASARPFITHFNALNVDMYMRIATELYLKRLIVGGFEGVYEIGKNFRNEGMDRFHNPEFTCMELYVQYKDYNWMMSFTEKLLEKICIEVNGKPEVQVGDKVISFKAPFRRLPILDAIKEKTGFDLYGKTEEEIRNIAVNELKLEEIDESFGKGKLIDEIFGEFCEGTYIQPTFITDYPVEMSPLTKMHRSKPGLTERFELMVNGKELANAYSELNDPIDQEERFIEQMRLADKGDDEAMIIDQDFLRSLQYGMPPTSGIGIGIDRLVMLMTGKEYIQEVLLFPQMKPEPKIPQSSVKEWAELGVAEEWVYVLRKAGFNLISDIREEKAQGLQQKLGEINKKYKLGYEKPSVEAIQQWIDGANEK, from the coding sequence ATGAACGTTTTAGAATTATCTGAGCAGGAGATTGGTCGCCGCCAAAGCCTGCAAGAATTGCGTGAGATGGGGATTGATCCCTATCCAGCAGCAGAGTTTCCAACGAATGCTTACTCTACTGATATTAAAGAGCAGTTCAAGGAGGACGAACAGCGTGAGGTTGTAATCGCTGGTCGTATGATGGGACGCCGTGTCATGGGCAAGGCTTCCTTCGCTGAGTTACAGGATAGCAAGGGTAGAATCCAGGTTTATATCACTCGTGATGACATCTGTCCGGGTGAGGATAAAGAATTTTATAATAAGGTCTTCAAGAAGTTACTCGATATTGGTGACTTCATCGGGGTGAAGGGTGAAGTGTTCAAGACACAGATGGGAGAAATCTCTGTTCATGCTAAGGAGATTACCGTTTTGTCTAAGAGCTTGAAGCCACTGCCTGTTGTTAAGTATAAGGACGGTGAGGCATACGATAAGTTTGAAGACCCAGAGCAGCGTTATCGTCAGCGTTATGTTGACCTCGTTGTGAATGAGGGTGTGAAAGATACCTTCTTGAAGCGTGCTATCGTATTGCGTACCATGCGTAAGTTCTTCGATGAGGCTGGTTATACAGAGGTAGAAACTCCTACCTTACAGAGTATTGCTGGTGGTGCAAGTGCGCGCCCATTCATTACTCACTTCAATGCTCTCAACGTTGATATGTATATGCGTATCGCAACAGAGCTTTATTTGAAGCGTCTGATTGTTGGTGGTTTCGAGGGTGTATATGAAATCGGTAAGAACTTCCGTAACGAGGGTATGGACCGTTTCCACAATCCAGAGTTTACTTGTATGGAACTTTATGTACAATACAAGGACTACAACTGGATGATGTCTTTCACAGAGAAACTTCTTGAGAAGATTTGTATAGAGGTAAATGGTAAGCCAGAGGTACAGGTTGGTGACAAGGTTATCAGCTTCAAGGCTCCATTCCGTCGTCTGCCTATCCTCGATGCAATCAAGGAGAAGACAGGTTTCGATCTCTATGGTAAGACAGAGGAGGAAATCCGTAATATTGCTGTTAACGAGTTGAAACTCGAAGAAATTGATGAGAGCTTCGGTAAGGGTAAGCTCATAGATGAAATCTTTGGTGAGTTCTGTGAGGGTACATATATCCAACCAACCTTTATCACTGACTATCCAGTTGAGATGTCACCACTGACAAAGATGCACCGTTCTAAGCCAGGACTGACAGAGCGTTTTGAGTTGATGGTAAATGGAAAAGAGTTAGCTAATGCTTATTCAGAGCTGAATGACCCAATTGATCAGGAAGAACGTTTCATTGAACAGATGCGTTTGGCAGACAAGGGTGACGATGAGGCGATGATTATCGATCAAGACTTCCTCCGCTCTTTGCAGTATGGTATGCCTCCAACCTCTGGTATCGGTATTGGTATTGACCGTTTGGTAATGCTGATGACTGGTAAGGAATACATCCAGGAAGTATTGCTCTTCCCACAGATGAAGCCAGAACCAAAGATTCCACAGTCTTCTGTTAAGGAATGGGCTGAACTTGGTGTTGCTGAAGAGTGGGTATATGTTTTGCGCAAGGCAGGCTTCAACCTCATCTCTGACATCAGAGAGGAGAAGGCACAGGGCTTGCAGCAGAAGCTCGGGGAAATCAACAAGAAGTACAAGCTCGGTTATGAGAAGCCTTCTGTTGAGGCTATTCAGCAGTGGATTGACGGAGCTAACGAAAAGTAA
- the menD gene encoding 2-succinyl-5-enolpyruvyl-6-hydroxy-3-cyclohexene-1-carboxylic-acid synthase: MYSNKENVNILTALLVKKKITKAVVCPGSRNSPIVHNLCACPEIECYPVTDERSAGFVALGMTLADNEPVAVCVTSGSALLNLAPAVAEAFYQKRPLIIISADRPAQWIDQQDGQTLQQHRALEPNVRKSVTLPEPHNEEERWYCNRLVNEALNAVRMNDGSPVHINVPISEPLFEYNVPQLPDERNIFLMYAATNEVCVYEMAADFFRGKKLMVVLGQLTPEVVGNSLEAIEALKKVAVVLQEKLADDDIGPAQPIDEVLKMIGEDESYRPDHLIYIGGTIVSKRLRQFLRKCECKMSIVVNGIDEFCDTFMHTTDMIQGLPEDVIGIFANETEGVKKSDFVTLWDKAFDKALAIRKTFKPRFSQMLAVKAFHEKMREEAVDGELFYGNSSAVRLGNIFSDQYIYVNRGVNGIEGSLSTAVGYAIAHQEEDDVYCVIGDLSFFYDQNALWNESLPPNLSILLLNNGGGGIFRQLPGLERSPYRDSAIAAQHTTTAEGICQTHDIVYLSARNEEELYKNLDKLFNSEEGPVLLEVFTNAEEDTQALKDYYQVF; encoded by the coding sequence ATGTACAGCAACAAAGAAAACGTAAACATTCTTACAGCCCTGCTCGTAAAGAAAAAAATAACGAAAGCCGTTGTATGTCCTGGTTCTCGTAACTCACCTATCGTACACAATCTCTGTGCTTGTCCCGAGATTGAGTGCTATCCTGTTACCGACGAACGTTCGGCAGGATTCGTAGCGTTAGGAATGACTTTAGCAGACAATGAGCCAGTTGCAGTATGCGTTACATCGGGTTCAGCTTTGCTCAACTTGGCACCTGCTGTAGCTGAAGCGTTCTATCAGAAACGTCCACTGATTATTATTTCAGCTGATAGGCCAGCGCAGTGGATTGACCAACAGGATGGACAAACACTTCAACAACATCGTGCATTGGAGCCAAATGTTCGCAAGAGTGTGACACTACCAGAGCCTCATAACGAAGAGGAACGCTGGTATTGCAATCGATTAGTCAACGAAGCGCTGAATGCAGTACGAATGAACGATGGCAGTCCTGTGCATATCAATGTTCCTATCAGCGAACCCCTCTTTGAATATAACGTTCCTCAACTTCCTGACGAACGCAATATTTTCCTGATGTATGCAGCAACGAATGAGGTTTGTGTCTATGAAATGGCAGCTGATTTCTTCCGTGGCAAGAAACTGATGGTTGTTCTTGGTCAGCTGACACCTGAGGTTGTGGGCAATTCGCTTGAGGCAATTGAGGCATTAAAGAAGGTTGCTGTCGTTCTTCAAGAGAAGTTAGCTGATGACGATATTGGACCAGCACAACCTATTGATGAAGTATTGAAGATGATTGGGGAGGATGAATCTTATCGCCCTGACCACCTTATATATATAGGAGGAACGATTGTCAGCAAACGACTCCGTCAGTTCTTACGTAAGTGTGAGTGCAAGATGTCAATCGTTGTGAATGGGATTGATGAGTTTTGTGACACTTTTATGCACACCACTGATATGATTCAAGGTTTACCAGAGGATGTTATCGGAATCTTTGCCAATGAGACAGAAGGCGTTAAAAAGAGTGACTTTGTAACGCTATGGGACAAGGCTTTCGATAAAGCCTTAGCCATCCGCAAGACCTTCAAACCACGCTTCTCACAAATGTTGGCTGTTAAGGCTTTCCATGAGAAAATGAGAGAGGAGGCTGTCGATGGTGAATTGTTCTATGGAAATAGCTCGGCTGTGCGCCTTGGCAACATCTTCTCTGATCAATATATCTATGTTAATCGAGGTGTGAATGGTATTGAAGGATCGTTATCTACGGCTGTTGGCTATGCTATTGCACATCAGGAAGAAGATGATGTGTACTGCGTTATTGGTGACTTGAGTTTCTTCTATGATCAGAACGCACTATGGAACGAGTCCCTTCCTCCTAATCTTTCTATCCTCTTACTTAACAATGGCGGTGGAGGAATCTTCCGTCAGCTGCCAGGTTTGGAGCGTTCACCTTATCGGGATAGTGCTATTGCTGCCCAACATACAACCACTGCGGAAGGAATCTGTCAGACACATGACATCGTTTACCTCTCTGCTCGCAACGAAGAAGAGCTTTACAAGAATCTTGACAAACTCTTTAACTCGGAGGAAGGACCAGTACTTTTAGAAGTATTCACCAATGCTGAGGAAGATACACAGGCTTTGAAGGATTATTATCAAGTCTTTTAA
- a CDS encoding isochorismate synthase, with protein sequence MDSFFIYREPFEKVCHCYSQPEKPTAISSLTELNGRKGFVIAPFYCDDSKSLYLLDGQKGCSITLPLDGSKGFDAIPDWQDEAVLTNETPSLREAYHNDFCRFHKELEHNRFRKLVLARSIVETKDERATPRSIFLKACEKYPRSYISLFYTAETGMWLIASPEILLRGDAEGYQTMALAGTMKYEGEDMKWSTKNQEEQQLVADYIRACLQPFAAEITESKPYTTRAAHLAHLRTDFTFRLKDTQRVGTFLTAFHPTPAVCGMPKDEAQQFILHNEQLNRSYYSGFSGLLGEKGAAKLYVTLRCMQLSRSTCRLYAGGGLLKESIEENEWQETEAKLDTMRQLLNHN encoded by the coding sequence ATGGATTCTTTCTTTATCTATCGTGAACCTTTCGAAAAGGTTTGTCATTGCTATTCACAACCAGAGAAGCCAACGGCTATTTCCTCGCTTACTGAACTTAATGGGCGTAAGGGATTTGTCATTGCTCCTTTCTATTGCGATGATAGTAAATCACTTTACTTGCTGGATGGTCAGAAGGGGTGTTCTATTACTCTGCCATTAGATGGTAGTAAGGGTTTTGATGCTATTCCCGACTGGCAGGACGAGGCAGTACTTACTAACGAAACACCATCTCTTCGCGAGGCTTATCACAACGATTTCTGTCGTTTCCATAAAGAGTTAGAACACAATAGATTCCGCAAGTTAGTTCTGGCGCGCTCGATTGTTGAAACAAAAGACGAGCGTGCGACTCCTCGAAGCATTTTCCTTAAGGCTTGTGAGAAGTATCCACGCTCTTATATTTCACTTTTCTATACTGCAGAGACAGGTATGTGGCTTATTGCAAGTCCTGAGATTCTACTTCGTGGTGATGCTGAGGGGTATCAGACAATGGCGTTAGCTGGTACGATGAAGTATGAAGGTGAGGATATGAAGTGGTCTACTAAGAATCAAGAAGAACAACAACTCGTTGCTGATTATATCCGTGCTTGCTTGCAACCGTTTGCTGCTGAGATTACTGAAAGTAAGCCTTACACTACACGTGCAGCACATTTGGCGCATCTTCGCACAGACTTCACTTTCCGACTTAAAGACACACAGCGAGTCGGAACATTCCTTACAGCCTTCCACCCTACCCCTGCCGTATGCGGTATGCCAAAGGATGAGGCACAGCAGTTTATCCTTCATAATGAGCAACTAAACCGCAGTTATTACAGTGGTTTCAGTGGACTACTTGGCGAGAAGGGTGCGGCAAAACTTTATGTCACCCTTCGCTGCATGCAACTCTCTCGTTCTACGTGTCGCCTTTATGCTGGTGGCGGACTCTTAAAGGAAAGTATTGAAGAGAATGAATGGCAGGAAACAGAAGCCAAACTTGACACTATGCGCCAGTTGTTGAATCACAATTAG
- the menB gene encoding 1,4-dihydroxy-2-naphthoyl-CoA synthase — protein sequence MEKREWKPIEGFNFEEILFEEYNHIAKVTINRPRYRNAFTPKTVWEMSQAFNYCREAIDIRVVILTGAGDKAFCSGGDMHVKGHGGYIGTDGIPRLNVLDLQMQIRRLPKPVIAMVNGYAIGGGHVLHVVCDLSIASDNAIFGQTGPKVGSFDAGFGASYLARVVGQKKAREIWFLCRQYSAVEAERMGLVNKVVPFDRLEDECIEWAETMIERSPLALRMMKAGFNAELDGQAGIQELAGDATMLYYTLDEAQEGAKAFLEKRKPDFDKYPQFP from the coding sequence ATGGAGAAAAGAGAATGGAAGCCTATTGAAGGCTTCAACTTTGAGGAAATCCTCTTTGAAGAGTATAACCACATAGCAAAAGTAACCATTAATCGTCCTCGCTATCGTAATGCTTTCACCCCGAAAACAGTATGGGAAATGTCACAGGCATTCAACTACTGTCGTGAAGCCATTGACATCCGCGTGGTCATTCTGACTGGTGCTGGCGACAAAGCATTCTGCTCTGGCGGTGATATGCACGTAAAGGGACATGGCGGATACATAGGTACTGATGGTATTCCACGCCTCAACGTACTTGACTTGCAGATGCAGATTCGACGCCTTCCAAAGCCAGTCATCGCTATGGTTAATGGTTATGCCATTGGTGGTGGACACGTCCTTCATGTGGTATGCGACCTCTCAATAGCATCAGACAATGCCATCTTCGGGCAGACTGGACCAAAGGTTGGTTCCTTTGATGCTGGTTTCGGCGCATCTTATTTAGCACGTGTCGTAGGTCAGAAGAAGGCTCGTGAGATATGGTTCTTGTGTCGTCAGTACTCTGCTGTAGAAGCTGAACGAATGGGATTGGTCAATAAGGTGGTTCCTTTCGACCGTCTCGAAGACGAGTGTATAGAATGGGCTGAAACAATGATAGAGCGTTCTCCATTGGCACTCCGTATGATGAAGGCTGGCTTTAACGCTGAACTTGATGGTCAGGCAGGTATTCAGGAGCTTGCAGGTGACGCCACCATGCTCTACTATACACTTGACGAAGCACAGGAAGGTGCCAAGGCTTTCCTTGAGAAACGTAAGCCAGACTTTGATAAGTATCCGCAGTTCCCATAA
- a CDS encoding IS982 family transposase, with product MITKDKITEIFCIADDFCKEFELETDKIGLSEKSKGCHRHRKWRMSKSEIITILICFHFNSYRNFRHYYTFFVKEHLADLFPNQLSYNRFLELEARVSVEMMMFLQICCFGRCTGISFIDSTCIPVCHNKRICRNKVFRNYATRGKSTMGWYFGFKLHLICNERGEILNFMLTKANVDDRDENVFNRLTDNVFGKLFADKGYISQGLFERLFNDGINLVTGIRSNMKNKLMPLYDRLLLRKRSVIETINDELKNVAQLVHSRHRSIFNFAMNVLSAIAAYCFFEKKPAVNIDFAIEQHSGQLTLF from the coding sequence ATGATTACCAAGGACAAAATTACTGAAATTTTCTGTATTGCAGATGACTTTTGCAAAGAATTTGAGTTAGAAACTGATAAAATAGGTCTCTCAGAAAAGAGTAAAGGGTGTCATCGCCATCGCAAGTGGCGTATGAGTAAGTCTGAAATCATAACGATATTAATTTGCTTCCACTTTAATTCCTATCGTAATTTTCGTCACTATTATACCTTTTTCGTAAAAGAGCATTTAGCAGATTTATTTCCAAATCAATTGTCTTATAATCGTTTTCTTGAATTAGAGGCAAGAGTCTCTGTAGAGATGATGATGTTCCTGCAAATATGTTGTTTTGGGAGGTGTACTGGTATTAGTTTTATTGACTCAACTTGTATTCCAGTTTGCCATAATAAACGTATTTGTCGCAATAAGGTTTTTAGAAATTATGCAACAAGGGGTAAGAGTACAATGGGATGGTATTTTGGATTCAAACTACATCTTATCTGTAATGAAAGAGGTGAGATTCTAAACTTTATGCTCACTAAAGCAAATGTTGATGACCGAGACGAAAATGTATTTAACAGGTTGACAGACAATGTATTTGGTAAATTGTTTGCAGACAAAGGGTACATTTCTCAAGGATTATTTGAGCGATTGTTCAATGATGGAATAAATTTAGTTACTGGCATTAGGAGTAATATGAAAAACAAACTAATGCCACTTTATGATAGACTTCTTCTAAGGAAAAGATCTGTAATAGAGACTATCAATGATGAGCTAAAGAATGTAGCTCAATTAGTGCATTCAAGGCATAGAAGCATATTTAATTTCGCAATGAATGTTCTCTCTGCTATTGCAGCCTACTGCTTCTTTGAGAAAAAGCCAGCAGTGAACATAGACTTTGCTATAGAGCAACATTCGGGACAGCTTACATTGTTCTAA